In a single window of the Serratia quinivorans genome:
- the gcvA_10 gene encoding Gcv operon activator, whose translation MLKHWPPMNALRGFEAAARLGSFHQAADELHLTQSAISQQIRSLEAYLEQPLFFRSGRSVSLTDAGHDLYSTAQVMLQQLAVGIRRLDQYRKPNQLIVNTTPAFARHWLVPNLKSFHRQHPDIDLWLFTTFAPPDMATETVDLTIRDDLSAQAECSLRVLHQDRLYPAGHPDVLKLEAEQRTTLHGEREMDWSHWAVQGGVNVGQSSHGLNFSDPGLLLDAACDGLGIALVSQLLARQELAKGVLQPLTEQSVRGPHWAWLVHRDSEQSPHTRQFCEWLLTQLPSTV comes from the coding sequence ATGCTAAAGCACTGGCCCCCGATGAACGCGTTACGTGGTTTTGAAGCCGCTGCCCGCCTGGGCAGTTTCCACCAGGCCGCCGATGAGTTGCACCTCACCCAGTCGGCGATCAGTCAGCAAATACGCAGCCTGGAAGCCTATCTGGAACAACCGTTGTTTTTCCGCAGCGGCCGCAGCGTCAGCCTGACCGACGCCGGGCACGATCTGTACAGCACCGCCCAGGTGATGCTGCAACAACTGGCAGTCGGCATCCGCCGTCTGGATCAATACCGCAAACCCAACCAACTGATCGTCAATACCACTCCGGCGTTTGCCCGCCACTGGCTGGTGCCGAACCTGAAGAGTTTTCATCGGCAGCACCCGGATATCGACCTTTGGCTGTTCACCACCTTCGCCCCACCGGATATGGCGACGGAAACCGTCGATCTGACGATCCGTGACGATCTCAGCGCACAAGCCGAATGCAGCCTCCGGGTATTACATCAGGACCGACTCTATCCGGCTGGCCATCCTGACGTACTGAAACTGGAGGCTGAGCAACGAACCACTCTGCACGGCGAACGTGAGATGGACTGGAGCCATTGGGCCGTTCAGGGCGGCGTCAATGTCGGGCAAAGCAGTCACGGGCTGAATTTTTCAGATCCTGGCCTGTTACTGGATGCCGCCTGCGATGGTCTGGGGATCGCGCTGGTCAGCCAATTGCTGGCCCGACAGGAGCTGGCAAAAGGCGTGTTGCAACCCCTGACGGAACAAAGCGTACGCGGACCCCACTGGGCCTGGCTTGTCCACCGCGACAGCGAACAGAGTCCGCATACCCGGCAGTTTTGTGAGTGGTTGCTAACTCAGTTGCCGTCCACCGTTTAA